GAACCCAAGCCCGCGGTCGACGCGGCGGAAAGCCCCGCCGCCGGCGACGCGCCGCCGAAGCCCGACGCGCCGCGCATCGTCTCGATCGGCCCCGGCGGCTTCATCCGCCAGGGCCCCGGCGATCAGCAGGCGCCGATCCCGCCCGCACCGCCGCGCCGCCTCGTGCCCGCGAAGCCGAGCCCGGAGATTGCCGACAAGACGAGCCTGCTCGATCTCAACGACCGCATCTGCCGCTGGCCGATGGGGCATCCGGGCGAGCCCGATTTCCATTTCTGCGGCGAAGCGGTGAACCCCGGCTTCCCCTATTGCGTCGAGCATTGCGGCCGCGCCTATCAGGCGCAACTGCCGCGCGGTACGCGCCGCCCGCCCCCGCCCCCGCCGTTCGGCGGACCGCGCGTCCGGTGAAGCCCTTCGGGCAGGAGTTCGAATTTGCGCGCATGCTCGGCTTCCAGATGGTCGAGCGTGGCGACGGGCGTTGCACGATGGCGATCGATATCGATCCGGCGCGTCATTTCAGCCCGCAGGGTGCAGCGCATGGCGGCGTCGCCTATTCGCTGGCCGATACGGCGATGGGCGGCGCGCTCACCAGCCTGCTCGGCGACGACCAATGGTGCGCGACGCTTGAAATCAAGTTCAACTATCATGTCCGCGTCGGCGAAGGCCGCCTGACCTGCGAAGCCGAGGTCCTGCACCGCGGCAAGCGCATCGCCAATGTCGACGCGCGCCTTTATCAGGAAGGTCGTCTGGTCAGCAGCGCGAACGGCAATTTCGCGATCTTCGCGGCGCCGGCCGCCGCATAGGGAAAGGCGCCGGATCTTGCGATCCGACGCCTCCTTCCGGCTCCCAAGAGGTCAGAAGCGGAAGCTCACGGTTCCCCGGATGCTGTGCGTCCGGAAATGCGGATCACTGCGCTGGATATCGGTGCCGCCCGCTTCGATCAGGAAGGGGTTGGTCGCCGGGGCGGTGCCCGGGCCGACATTCACCGTATAATCCTTGTCCTTCACGTCGGTATAGAGATACTCGAGGCCAAGTCCGATGTTGTTCGTGACCATGATCTCCGCACCGCCGCCAGCCGAATAGCCCCAGGCATTGGTCTTGCCATTGTCGGCAAAGCTGTTCGCGGTGTTGGTCGTCACGAACTTGTTGTCGAGCCGCGCATAGGCGCCGCCGCCGGTGACATAGAAAAGCGCGCCGCCGCCGGGCGTGTAACCGGCACGCAGACGGGCGCCCGCCTGATAATCGGCCTCACGGCTCATCGTGTAGGCCGCGGGGGTGGTGGAAAAACCCGATA
The Sphingopyxis macrogoltabida genome window above contains:
- a CDS encoding GcrA family cell cycle regulator, which codes for MSWTDERIESLRSMWEKGLTASQIADELGGVSRNAVIGKAHRLGLKSRPSPVKATEKVAKAPKPAAPKPAAPPPAPRAAAPVAPRPVAPARPEPKPAVDAAESPAAGDAPPKPDAPRIVSIGPGGFIRQGPGDQQAPIPPAPPRRLVPAKPSPEIADKTSLLDLNDRICRWPMGHPGEPDFHFCGEAVNPGFPYCVEHCGRAYQAQLPRGTRRPPPPPPFGGPRVR
- a CDS encoding PaaI family thioesterase; its protein translation is MKPFGQEFEFARMLGFQMVERGDGRCTMAIDIDPARHFSPQGAAHGGVAYSLADTAMGGALTSLLGDDQWCATLEIKFNYHVRVGEGRLTCEAEVLHRGKRIANVDARLYQEGRLVSSANGNFAIFAAPAAA
- a CDS encoding outer membrane protein, whose amino-acid sequence is MKFTSLLAAAAVSAFAVPAMAQDTTGGGRDTSQDFNGPYIALGGGYTVQGNDRRETLVFDNDLDGTYGDTVNTSGGANAFSPGFCNGAATGTANQGCRNDKDGPEYFARVGYDRRMGNFVVGAVLEGGRSEARDSVSGFSTTPAAYTMSREADYQAGARLRAGYTPGGGALFYVTGGGAYARLDNKFVTTNTANSFADNGKTNAWGYSAGGGAEIMVTNNIGLGLEYLYTDVKDKDYTVNVGPGTAPATNPFLIEAGGTDIQRSDPHFRTHSIRGTVSFRF